In Amycolatopsis coloradensis, one genomic interval encodes:
- a CDS encoding quercetin 2,3-dioxygenase has protein sequence MTEPSALVPAGHGPTTWFDGNVYTVKASAESTNGAMSVLESSILPGSGPPLHVHTQEDEAFYVLSGQLSFTVGDEQFLGKAGDFVLVPRGTPHCFKNISAHVAHTIFVYTPAGFEKFFQEAGDPAVPGMPVPKWGPAEFERAAEIAVRHGWEGPRTGQEAGR, from the coding sequence ATGACCGAACCATCCGCGCTCGTTCCCGCCGGCCACGGGCCGACGACCTGGTTCGACGGCAATGTCTACACCGTGAAGGCGAGCGCCGAGAGTACCAACGGCGCCATGTCCGTCCTGGAGTCCTCGATCCTGCCGGGAAGCGGTCCGCCGCTGCACGTCCACACGCAGGAGGACGAGGCGTTCTACGTCCTGTCCGGCCAGCTGAGTTTCACCGTCGGCGACGAGCAGTTCCTGGGCAAGGCGGGGGATTTCGTGCTCGTCCCCCGCGGCACCCCGCACTGCTTCAAGAACATCAGCGCCCACGTCGCTCACACGATCTTCGTCTACACCCCCGCCGGGTTCGAGAAGTTCTTCCAGGAGGCGGGAGATCCGGCCGTGCCGGGTATGCCGGTCCCGAAGTGGGGACCGGCGGAGTTCGAACGGGCGGCGGAGATCGCCGTCCGCCACGGCTGGGAGGGACCGAGGACAGGGCAGGAGGCCGGTCGGTGA
- a CDS encoding GNAT family N-acetyltransferase encodes MEITTWHLEQTSPDDLSAAKPPAVPVTVTRAELVSPELNRYLYTAVGGDWFWIDRLGWTWAQWVEWLDRPGVETWVAYAQGTPCGYFELDGTVDGEVELAYFGLMSSFVGKGVGGHLLTVALREAWALAERWPGKATTRRVTVHTCTTDGPAALKNYQARGFRLFRTEVEQAELPAETPGPWPGAGRK; translated from the coding sequence ATGGAGATCACGACCTGGCACCTCGAGCAGACCTCACCGGACGACCTGAGCGCCGCGAAACCGCCGGCCGTCCCGGTGACGGTCACCCGTGCCGAGCTGGTCAGCCCGGAACTGAACCGCTATCTCTACACCGCGGTCGGCGGCGACTGGTTCTGGATCGACCGGCTCGGCTGGACGTGGGCACAGTGGGTCGAGTGGCTGGACAGGCCGGGCGTCGAGACCTGGGTGGCCTACGCACAGGGGACGCCGTGCGGCTACTTCGAACTCGACGGCACTGTGGACGGCGAAGTCGAGCTCGCGTACTTCGGCCTGATGTCGTCCTTTGTCGGCAAGGGCGTCGGCGGGCACCTGCTGACCGTCGCGCTGCGGGAGGCCTGGGCGCTCGCGGAGCGCTGGCCGGGCAAGGCGACGACGCGCCGCGTCACGGTCCACACCTGCACCACGGACGGCCCGGCCGCGCTCAAGAACTACCAGGCACGCGGCTTCCGGCTGTTCCGCACCGAGGTCGAGCAGGCCGAACTGCCCGCCGAGACACCGGGACCGTGGCCGGGAGCGGGGAGGAAGTGA